GCTTCCCTGCGAAACATTCCATACACATATACAGACGAAGGCACCACTGTACGTGACAAGAGTGACTAGCAAACTGGCCGCCGAGCAGCTATCGCAAGCGAAACGGCGTGGCCAGTTGGTATACGGTGAAACGCTGGCCAGCTCGCTCGGCTGCACACTGACCAACGTGAAACCAAACGCTCTTGTGTATTACACTACCAGCCCTCCGATTCGAAAGGATCCGGAAACTCCTCGACATTTGGTGAAGTTCCTGGCGCTGTAAGTTTACACCAAACAATACCTCCAGATATTGCGGATTATCATTATAAATTGTTTCCTAGTTGTActtgttcgtttattttattcgtttgatGTTATTGCTTCAAATAGTAACTGATCTTATGATATTACGTTTTTATGCCTAACATAATACTGAATCAATTATATCGACTGTTCATTGCTTTTTAGGGACGATCTGCAAACGACCGGCAGTGACAATTGTACATTCAATCGCAACCAAAAAGAGTTGGGACTGAAAGATTTCTCCAAAATCCCGAACGGTGTCAACGGTGTCGAGGATCGGATGTCTGTGGTATGGGAAAAAGGCGTCCAGTCGGGGCTGATCGACCCTCAACGTTTCGTGGCAATCACCAGCACGAATGCGGCCAAAATTTTCAACCTCTATCCCAGAAAGGGTCGCATTGCTCCTGGATCCGATGCCGATTTAATCATCTGGGATTCAAAAGCAGTGCGTACAATTTCCGCCTCCACGCATCATCAGGCTTGCGACTTCAATATTTTCGAAGGCATGAAATGCCACGGCGTACCAGAGTTTGTCATTGTGCGAGGACGTGTGTGCGTCGAATATGACCTAATTCGCGTTGCAGAGGGTCAAGGTTCGTTCCTAGAAACACCCGTCTATCCTTCTTTCGTGTACGATGCATTGAACGGTGTTTCCCGTATGGAAGACGAATCTGACGAAAAGCACACCCGCAACGGGATCCAGAATCTGGACCTTAACTCCAAGTTGGGCCATGATGTAGATATCCCCGATACATACGCCCTACCCGAGAAGTACATTCCAGGTCCGGCATTGAGTGTTATCTCCGGCGATTCACAACTCAGCACTCCCCATAGTGCCCGTGGCCATCGTCCCGATGGGTTAAAGAATATGCAGGAATCCACCTTCTCTATCAGTGGTAAgactttcaatttcatcatACCTTGTTTACGTGAAACCATTTTTCATACCTATATTTCATTTGTAGAGGAACTCGACAAGTCGGAATCACGCTCATGCATTCGCGTACGAGCTCCCCCTGGTGGAAAGTCGTCCGGATTCTGGTAAGGTCGGCAAAATCTTTGAAttaatggaaaagaaacaaatgaaggAATGGTATGCAAAGTTACCTCTCAACACGATCACCTCCAACCATCCAAAGAAGTACACGTGCACTAAGTAAGAGCGAACAGCACGACGAGCAACCACCACAACACTCTCCTAAAGGATAGTTTCGTACGAATAACCGATGAAAACAGTTATGCAAAGgagaaatgaaatgtttcgaaACCATATCAAAGCGACCAAACGGAATCGATCTTTGCAATTAAAGTAATGGTGACTTTTGACGTTGGTCCCAAAGGCAATGGATAAACCAAACAATCAGCtaagtaaattaaatatattatacGTTTTCGAGGTTATGCAGCGTTCCGTTCataagaaatgaaacatttgtcTACAGTCCTGAGTCTTTGTTAGTTGTAGCATTGAACTAGGATCTTGCttaagttatttaatttattatctaTTTCTTTGACTAATTAGCTGCTAAATGATTCATTTTACAATGGTACATTTTTATAACACTTCGGTTTGGTACTCTGACACCCACACAACATAATTGCTGGAAACGTACTTTAAAGGAAATGGATTGAAAAATGTGCAATAGATGTAGGAGTTTCTTATGTCGGGTTAGGTTTTCAGTTAGCAGATAAAACTCATCTCTATTTGGTAGGTAAACTTGTAGCACACCAAACAACCATCATATATTTGCTGGTGCACAATGTCTCGATATAAATCTGGCTTATAAGTGATAAACAAAGAATAAGATTAACACAGCTCATCGATAGGACTGAACCATAAAATCGGAActttttttacctttccaaTTAGGAGGTATAAATGCTGCTGGTTAGCTGATCTATGCTACTTTTTTCACAAGTAGctagaattcaaaatttatatgCACTAGCAAAAGCAATACAAACGAATGCGAATCGCCAAAGTTGATAGAGATTAACGAAGAATGATCAAAGATTGATGGGACCGAAAATATGTGTTGTGTGACTTACTTGTGCAGATCGCTACAATtgccttcattttttttcgtcataAGCCTTGTTCTACTAATATGAGCTATAGGTGTACGCGTGTTGTGCGTTTTTCTTCACACCACAACCAGAAACCGTTTGTTTTAATGCGGAGCTGATATATTTTTAGCTTAACTAGCGATATAACAATTTGTTAgtgaatgctttgttttttttttttacaactagCTCCAAATATACTCTCATTCAAATTAAGCGAGCGGGTTTTTTGCATAAGATAAGAAATACgcgtttaatttaaaaccattAAATATTACATTGACGTAATCATATGGTAATCGTGTAATGGttaattgtaaaaccctgaaataaagacaagaaaaaatattacgcCAGGTTTCagtattgaaagaaaaaaataacagtgtTCTGTTCCTGTGATTGTACATAGTATCAGAGTTTTATTGTCATGGAGTAGCGTAAAGAGTTCGCATAGTACGAATTATACATAATAAGCACTTTACTAACGATGCTAAGTTAACTACCCTGTAAAATACTGGCAATATTGGGTGGCATGCCTGCCATAGTGAGCCCGACAGAAAGGCACCGTCGAATTCTCAGGACTCAGTAAACAGCATGCATTATGCAGAGTTCAAGAAATATCTAGGGCCATGCAAGAATACATTTTAGAGCATTCCTCCATCAATCAGTTCCAGCACCAGCATGGTCATCTTCTGTCGACATAGTTCATTTGGCGGAACGTTCAGTTCAGGAGGCGTTGCTGCGGTATCCGTATCGCTTGTATAAAGATCAGGTGCTTCCTCCGAGGAACAAGTGCTGATTGGAAGCATGTCCATCGCCGTACCAAGTCCAAAGCGGGCACATACCTTGAACTCGTCGTTGATCAGTTCCCACAGCCGCTTTTCCGAGCCAAACACATTGTCAAATAAATCACCCACGAGTAGCCGAAGAGATCGTACTAGCTGGTGGTGGTATGTCTGAAGCCAGTGTTGCAGATTCTTCTTGCGCAGGGAGCCGTCTGTGCAACAATAGATTAAATAAGCTAGATCGAGGGCCAGCGAACCATGACGAATAAGCTGAAAGTCCACTAAGCATGtctgtaaacaaacaacaaacccattAACGGTCATGCGTTGTCTAATGTCTACTCATTGATTTATCCATACCTCTGCTAttgcaccatcatcagcatatCGGAAAAGAATATTATTTGTCCAGCAATCACCATGGCAAATGACCGAAAGCTCACTCTGACGGTTTACTAAATCCACTAGATGTCCGAAACAGTTGCTCAGAAATCCTTCCAACTTTGCCaggtgttcctttttttccggcACAGTTTGTCGTACCATCTGAATTGCATTGCGCGTCAGAACGTCATAATATTTGCGATACCATTCCGCATTAGCCTGCGAGAAAATACCCTCTTCCAAGGAATTAATAAGCTTTTGGAATTCCGTCGGATGGCGCTGTTTGTAGGCGAGACTGACTGCGTGGAACTGTGCCAACTCTACCAACACTGCTTCCAGCTGCTTCGGTCCCAATCCAGCTTGGCGATCGGGCATCGTAAAAGAACGTACTCGCAAGTCCTCAAGCACGAGCAAATCGTCCCGCGCTAAGTAGCATTGTGGGATTGCCTGGAAGATGCCGTTCCCATCCAACACGGCGCTATTCGGTTCTTTGCCATTCGTTCCTACCGCGGGACCAACCACCGCGTCCAACTGACGTCGCTGAAAATCGATGTACTCGGGCATGATGGTGTTGTAGAAGACAACCTCATTGCGGAATAGTGCTTCGCTTTTGAACGCTTCCCGCTTGATCTTGCAATCTGGTAGACGTTTGCAGATAATGctcttttcccattttaacTTTTTCGAGCTACCTGCAGGTTCTGTATGGCCTTTCAGTGCAATGCGAAATAATGCAGCCGTGTAGTTGTCACCACGTCCGGATCCGTGTGCTTCCTGTATAAAAGGTATAcatatatttctttttaatagTCAATCTTTGCTTTTTGGTGCTGTTTTATGTTCACAAAATCACAACAAATACGTATTTAACCTCATATTGGGGTGATATTTTGCCAATATTTAATGCAATATATTCTTGTTCACCATCTTCGTCGACAACGTTCATAGCAGAAAACGCCCCaacgaaaatcaatatttgtatTCTTGGAGTCCCATAGTAACAGACGTGAAGTTTATAGGCTAGAAATAATTACTTGGCATATGAAACATAATGGCTGCATGGAAATTTAACATTCAAGATTTATTAGTTGTCCGAAACGAATTGCGAACTTTTGAGGATGATGGAACTAAAGAATAAAACACGTTATGCACTAAGTCAAGTAGAGTGATTTGTACCTCATATGAGTCGATTATTAAGTCCGGTTCAAATTTCACAAACAACCGCTGTAACAAGTCCAGATCCAGATGTGACGAGGACGTGGATGATGTAATCGAATCTTTGCGATTTTCACTATCGTTCACTCCCATTTTACGTTTACTTTTGCTCCACTCGTTATCCTTTGGCACTGGAGAATTCACttcttattttaaatttttcacattgattttaatcaaatcaacAGTCCTGGAAGACAGTACTTCTCTAAAAGATGCCGTCTTTGGACATATCGAGCATTAGGTTGAAGCGTGGTACGAAAACTCCGCTGTGCcgcgaaatgataaaaaatttgCAGCAATATCGATTGATTCCAACTGTCCTTTGATGTTTGCACGTCAAAAACGTACTTTTGACATCAAAATGAAGAGTTTTTTAAGCTGGCTAACCGAAACCGTTAATAATGCACCTGATCGaaagtcgaaaaaaaaacactgaactGTTTCAGATGCCTGTCCGTGGTTGTACTAAATCTAAACCGCTGCGACGCGAATATGCTCGCTTTCGGTAGTGAcaacagcagtagcagcagcaattgCATTTGAATCATCTTCACACAAGATTGACCCTTGatccatcatcagcatcatctgCCACagggttttgtttcgttagaCACGTTGTCGTACGGCACAAACGTGAATCGGATCTTTGTTGGATGCTGTGCCGCTCTGTTGCCGCAAGCGACCCCTTTTGATCGATTCAATTGGACACTACCGAGTGGATCCGTTTATTAAATTGATGCACATACTGCCCATAAAATATATCACATTAGAGATAAATAACTAATGGAATTGGTCCGGGCGTGAATAACGATTGGATAAGGCGGCGCGTCAGGGAATAGTCGTAAGACAATGATCGCTCACCCCCAGACTTTTTTCTTGTGAAATTACAAAACACCAACGCTGTGAAGTAAAGacttattattaaataatgtCGATCAATTATTCTACGAATAGGACACTAAAACTGGGACACGCGGCTGGTTTATGAAcgtgtttaaaaatttgaatgatggaaaataatgttcaaaATTCGTCAGCATCTAGGGAGATTAGATCGATACAGACCTAGGAATGCACTTAAAACAATGCTCATAAAACTCAGAAGCCTGGAGTCAgcagtttgcttttttctccccGAGCGCATGCCAGCGCAATTTGTCCTGCTCAATCAGATTTTATTGACACGATTGTGCGCTACAGATTGTGCATCCCACAACCGTATCACATGTTTCAGAATGTTTTAACTTTCGCGTGGTGGGACATGGTATATTTCATATCTTACGTTTCATTGCATTGTGCACTACATTCCTTAATGCCATCATTTTATGTTCAATCGGCGAATCTATCTCGAAAATTACAGAATagtaatataataaatttatacCTGGTACTGGTTTCCATAAGGAATGGAACTATATTTCCACTTCCGTTACGGTGGTTTTGTCTGTCCATGCGATCAGCTGATCACATTAGTCCCTTGTTCAAGTTCATCGAAAGATCTTGCGAGCAAGAATGCACTTTCTTTCGGTCGGAAAGAACTgtatcaacaaaacaacatttgtagTGTTTCAAAATCCGCTTCCGATCGTAGGCTATAAACACAATGGATGACATTCGACGCTTGACGCAGATAACAGCAACCcggtgggtgtgtgcgtgctgcGTAGCAAgggataaataaaattgtgttGGTGCGTCAGTAAAAGGCAATCAGTCAGCTTGCTAAATAAAAAAGTGCTAAAAGATATACCAGCTGGGGTGGATCGGATTTGGTTGCagattttccacaaaatttGTAGTGTATATTATAAATCTAAACTTCAGCTACCTTGTAGATACTCATGTGCAATAGTACAATAATTGAATTGGGTGAAAAAGGCAATGTTCTAAGTTTAACCCCGTAGCCACATAATTGGTGTGTGCTTTGTTGGTAGAAATTGCGTGTCCACCGCAGTACGACACAACCACGATAATAATGAGACATTTGCATCAGGCAGCATCACAATAGTCGATGGCAAACATCAAGCGTACGGTACCGAATTCAACACCACGCGCGAAGGACGACAGCTTTTTCGCCTTTCCAGCCAATCTAGCGAACGAACTTGGTTTCCCTTGACGAGTGGTGTTCTGCTCGACCTAGCATCCAGCTTTGATTGAACCTGTGTGTTTTAGGATCCATCATCCAGTGCAACCGCGACTCCCTTTAGTGCAGTGCGTTAAATATTCGATGGTGTCATCCGTCGGATAACAAAGAACAGCATCGGTCAAATGACCTCCGAAGGAACGCTTGTGGATCTGGACTTCGGAGACACAAGCAGCAGTAATCTTGTTGGTACCGTCATCATATCAAACGGACTCACGTCCCCGATCCTTGCAGCCGGAAACGGTACTCTTCACATCGACCCAAGGTCACCACCGCAGGCCCTGCAGGCGCTCCGCGAAAAGGCGAATCAACTATCGGTCGTTTCCGGTGCGCACGAACATCTACAATCGCCAACGTTGCATCCTGCATCAGGCAACGGTGAACGAGACGTAAACGATGCGATCGTGAACGACCTGCTACCGCCAAACTCTGTACCGTTGTTTGGCGTTGCGGCAGACAATAAACAGAGCGTAAACAACCAAAGTTCGTCGCGGCTGTCTGCATCTTCAGCCTCGACCGTGGCCACCACCGTAGTGGACACCGGGGACGGTACGCCGCTCGTGCTGCCGGACGTCAGCTTCGAAGGCATCACGCTGGATTCCGGCATCGATCGAGAATCGCAACCCCTGCTGGGGTCGCGAGATCATGAGATTACGTACAATCAATTTCCCGGTAAGTGGCCATATTCGCTCACCCACTAACGCACAGCTCTGTAACACATCAGTTTAAGGGGCTTTAGGCACGAATGATCTAACGATTCCCTCGGGCCGACCAAAGGATGATGAAAGATTTGTTGTTGAAGTGtgacacaacaaacaacacctaAAGACAACCGCAACATTTCAATCTTAAGGCAATAGTCTACACGTATATCGCCGCACCCTGAAGCAGCATCATTGGATAAGGCAGAATGctaaaacgaaaatgaattgcGCTTATCTTGTTAAAGTTGCCAGCCGCATAGATGCTGCTGCGGGTACTGGGTCCGCCGCTAGAGACTGTAGGTAATGGTCGAGCGTTTGTGCATTGGTCATGCAATGAATGGACGTCATATGTAGGAAAACCTACAACTGCTCTCATTCCATGTCATGTACTGACCACCATCGTTGAggttgggtaaaaaaaacaatccccgTCGGTAGATTTGCTGCCAATGTGAGCGGTGTTGTTGCCGTAGTTACTGTCTAGCTGCTTATCGCCTTTCTTGTCCAAGTTGGAACATGATGCTGTGTCGAATAACAACGAATCATTGCTAAACTAGTCAGTAATAGGATTTGTTGTAAGTCAAATAATCTACTCCAGAAGAGACGAAATCTCAATTAGGAGCTAGTAGCATTCCATAGGAATACGTTTCTTTTGCGTGATCCGTTTCTTATCATGTTTAATGTGACAAATAGTTTGAGTTCTTTTCTTGTTCTGTATACATAGAATCTTATTAGATTCATTAATCAGTATGCGTGCTGTTATCTATTGTTTCGAATTTGTTACATCATTTACATTTGATTACCGTGCACAAATCAAATTTCTTATCGAATAATGATGATGCAGACTTGCTTCACAGGCACTTCCCTtgatattttttgtacaaacaaGTGTATTGCTTTCCTCTCCAAACGTTACTATAAATTACGAATGGGTTATATGACACCATTGGTTCGTTATCTAATGAATACGAAATAAAACTAATGGCCAAGGTTCATTTATATTACTCTGTATCCCTTTCCAATAACCCTGTTCCGTCGTGCACATTTAACCTTGGCAGTGAAGCACGAAccatttcgtttgttcgttaTTTCTTCGCTCTTCGGAAAAAACGGACCGATTGGAAACAGTGGCCATCGGTTTCTTCATCAGTAACTTCTGTGCCTATGCGTTGGAACAGTTCAAAGAAGCTATAAAATATGGCCTTTTACTTAGCCATTGTGCCCGCTAGTAATTAACAATACAGTTTCGCTCCTCTGCCGAAGAAGCAAGCATTCCATTGATAATGAAATAATAGTAAAATATATGTTTTCTATCGAATGAACTAAAAAACGAATAACTAGTATTGTACTTATatattggtttgtttcttaGTTCCATAGGTTATCGTTTGTAAATAATTCTAAGCTACTTCCAGTTCAAGGTCTAAatgttttattggaaattatgTACAGCAAATGAAGACGATTATACATATGCCACCTTATCCTAGCTTATTAGTTGCCTAATATTAGAAAATTGGTGACAAGAGTTTGTTAACCTTTGCGGTAACCGTTTTCcttagcaacaacaacgggacctgtgttttggtttcccgAACAGTCCCTGTGTAACGAACAAACTTTGTTTCTCTTGCAGTCCGCTTCATGTTCGTGCATCGTAAAGCTTCGAGCGTACGCACAACTGGTCGGGAAAAGCTCAGAATCGAAACTTTGCCAGCTTTCAGCCAAAACGGGTACACCGTTTCGCGGAAaagaataatgttttgaaGCAATCCTTGCGACGGTTGCTGTATTGATGACGTCACACAATGCATACGCACATGCTCCACAGTGGAGCTTTTCATTTGTCGGCCACTTATTCCACGTTGACAGTCGGAGAAGCTTCGTTCGGCGATGTGCCTGCTCTGGACGCGTCCCACGCGGTTTCCCTCAATGCCACAtgcttttctttgcaaatACAACGTGCCGTGGTAGCATGGTTCGCAACGCTACTACACTCTTGTTTGGGTGTGTGAAATATAGCCCCGCTGGTGGTCGTCGTTTTAAGCTCCACTGATTTTCCTGCACCGGTATCGGCCACTGTTGGCGAGAGCTTTAGAGCTTCAGACGTACCGAGTTGAGGCGCCATCCGCCAGTTGAAGTTTTCACTTTCGAGCGAGTATACGGCCACCgtacggtcggtcggtcggtcggatTGCCCCCGGGAAGATTCCTGCACTAACCCACACCGCTACTGCTTTGCTGTTGTCGCTGGCCATGGTTTTCCAGTGATTCGTGTTGCTAAGAGAAAGCTTCGCATAAAGCAGGGAGATGTTCTGCCGTTCggagtgttgtttttccttttgttttcctcgtaCCATACAACACATTAGCAGGCCGTGACGACAGCGCGCCTTGCGTAGCGAGTGAAAATTTGTGTGCACTTCGGAAAAAAGCAAATCACACTCAGACAGTTTACGTCTgcccgtgtttgtgtgtgtaggttATGTGATAAGAAGTGtagaattttgttgtttccatCTCACATCTGGCACAAGTGCGATATTTTTCAATGTGCTTGCTGTACGTACTACGTCGTAGTTACCGAGAAGTTTGATGACGTGATCTTGACATCGTTGTTAAGACAGGCTATGCCCAATCGGTACAATTACGTCTGAAGTAAACTGAACAGCGATTCCACACCAGCGATTTCTTTTCTGACGAGGACGAGGACTAGCTGCCCGAAGGATTATTATGCCGTCGCGTCAAGGAAGCGAAGGTCTCACGTGTAGGAGTGGACATCCCGTAATTAAGTTACACCAACGcaacagtaccagcagcagaatCAAACAAAGGAACCAGCGGGTGGCATTTTAAAATCACTAGACAGCTTGCCACTTGTACACCCCCTCTCCATGCGGCAATGCTTGTGGAAAACTCGAACATTTTCATCCTGGACGACAGTAACATCGTCGCACCGCTGAATGGTAGTGACATTCTGTCCGAGGATGAGTCGGAGCGGCGTACCACACCGTCCGCTTCCCTATCGCAGACGGAAGGATCGCTTTCGGTGATCAATCCAACGTACCTGCTGGGAACGGACTTGTCCACCACCGGGACAGTTGTTTCCTCTACGATAGCGCATCGGCTGATAGACCATGGACCGGGTAGCCCTTGTAACATTATCGCACCGCCGGATGATCCGCACGAAGTTGGGTACGATGTGCTGCGGAAGGGTATCGAACGGCCGGGCGTAAAGCAGTACGACACCGGGCGCACCTTTCACTTCAATACCGCCATCGTTTGCTTGGCTGAGGAAGCATCCGGTGCGGGCGTCCACAACGGTTCCACGCGTGTTGAATGCATCAACGGAGAGTTTCTTATCAATGACGACGATTACTATCCGTACAACGATATTTCAGGTACGGTTGATTCGCTAGCGGAAAAGGTTGGTTTATCGAGCAGAATCAAGCTGTGCTGGTCACCGAAATTCGAAAGGGGGACGAATGGTCGCTTTCGCTCGCCATGACTCACAGCCATACGAGCACCCCAGGAATCGCGCTCGCTAGCTCATTTGTTTGGGCACAGTCACGTGGTGTTCCCCCGATGGTGACACGTGAAACCCTTGAGAGAGGAACTAGGTTTGTGAGATTTTGTCCAGCTGTGCTGGGAGGGTTTTTGGGTTTCTTTCATTTGCGTAGCATGTAGCAGGCCAAATGCAAATGAACAAACTTCCaaaaggaaaatggtaa
This region of Anopheles marshallii chromosome 2, idAnoMarsDA_429_01, whole genome shotgun sequence genomic DNA includes:
- the LOC128719807 gene encoding uncharacterized protein LOC128719807, producing MGVNDSENRKDSITSSTSSSHLDLDLLQRLFVKFEPDLIIDSYEEAHGSGRGDNYTAALFRIALKGHTEPAGSSKKLKWEKSIICKRLPDCKIKREAFKSEALFRNEVVFYNTIMPEYIDFQRRQLDAVVGPAVGTNGKEPNSAVLDGNGIFQAIPQCYLARDDLLVLEDLRVRSFTMPDRQAGLGPKQLEAVLVELAQFHAVSLAYKQRHPTEFQKLINSLEEGIFSQANAEWYRKYYDVLTRNAIQMVRQTVPEKKEHLAKLEGFLSNCFGHLVDLVNRQSELSVICHGDCWTNNILFRYADDGAIAETCLVDFQLIRHGSLALDLAYLIYCCTDGSLRKKNLQHWLQTYHHQLVRSLRLLVGDLFDNVFGSEKRLWELINDEFKVCARFGLGTAMDMLPISTCSSEEAPDLYTSDTDTAATPPELNVPPNELCRQKMTMLVLELIDGGML